Within the Pseudomonas sp. SL4(2022) genome, the region CCATAGTGACCACCGATTGCAGCCAGACCCTGTCCCAGGTCGGTCATGGCCGCATCCACTTCACCTTTGCGAAACGCCAGTGGCACGCGAGCCAGGGGAAAGTAGCGGGGTTGCAGTGTATGGCCGCGAAACGCCAGGGCTTCGCCAATCACCTCCAGTTCGATACCACTGTCGCTTTCCGGAAAACAGAACGGTGGGATTTTTTCACCGAAGGCCATGACCACCGTGTCCGCCAGGCTATTTGCGCTGCAGGCGAGCAACAGTGGCACGGTGAGGGTGCACATCCAGTGTGTCACTGAGCGCATGTTCAGGGGCTCCTGTAATCCATTACGTCAGTGTAGTTATCGCTTGTTCGCTTGCCGTGCACTTGGTCTGAATAGCCAGGTTGATTTAGCCCGCGGCAGTGGGTTTCTGTTCGGCGGCGCTGGCTTCGAGGCGCAGTTGCTCGCTGCGGAGAAAAGCCCCCAACTGCTGCAGATCAGCAATTTTCTGCTCCACCTCGGCCAGTTTACGGCTGACCAGGGCTGCACCCTGGGCGCAGTCGAGTTGTTGCTCGCGCCGTGCGCGAAGGATGTCGCCAATCTCACCGAGGGAGAAACCCATGCTCTGCGCCTGCTGGATAAAACCCAGGTCATGCAGCGTCTGCAGGCTGTATTCGCGGTAGTTGTTGTCGCGGCGCAGGGCGCTGATCAGCCCCAGGCTTTCGTAATAACGCAGGGTGTGGCGGCTGGCCCCGCTGCGTTTTTCCAGTTCACCAATGCGCATGCAAATCCCGCTTGACTGTAGAGTGTGCTCGACAGTTTAGCCTGCTTGAGTCATCAACGACTCAGGAGGATTGCCGATGAATCAGTCATGTTTTGTCACCGGCGGCAGTGGTTTTATCGGCCAGCATCTGCTGGCGTTACTCACCCACAGGGGCCATCCGGTCAGTGTGTTGATGCGTCGACCGCACAGCCTGCCAGCCTTGCGCGAGCAGATCGAACAATTGGGCGGACGGGGCGACCTGCTAACGGCGGTTGCCGGTGATCTGGGCTTGCCAGGTCTGGGGCTGGATGCCGCTGCCCGTGAGCAGGTGCGTCAGGCCGCTGTGGTGTTTCACCTGGGCGTACAGTTCGCCTGGGGGCTGTCATTGGCGCAGGCGCGTCAGGTCAATGTCGAGGGCGCGATCCAGGTGGCTGAGTTGGCGGCGCAACAGGGCAGTCGTCTGCTGATGGTGGGCGGCTTTATGTTGGCCAATCATGCGCATTTGCAGCGTATAGGCGTGGATCTGCAGCATCCCGAGCGCACAAACTGGGATCGCCTCTATCGTCGCTCTGGGGCTTATGAAGGCAGCAAGCTGGAGGCGCACTTTCGTGTGCGCGCCCGTATGGCTGAGCTGCAGGTGCCGCTGACGTTGGTGCACCCGGCCACCGTCTGTGGCCATAGTCGTAGCGGGCATATCTTGCCGGCGCAGCCGTTGGCAGGCTTGATCGACAATCTGGCCGCTGGCCGGCTTGGGGCGATTCCCGGTTCGGCAGCGCACTGGCTGCCCTTGGTTAGCGTGGATTTTCTCGCCGAGTTGCTGGTGGCTGCGGCCTTTGATGAGCAGCAGATCGGGCAGGAGATCCTCGCCTTGGATGCCGCGACGCCAAATCTGCAGGGCATGCTGCAGCAATTGGCTCACGCGCTGAGTGTGCGGGCGCCGAGCCGGCATCTGCCTATACCGTTGCTGCGGGGGGTGTTGAAGCTTCCGGGTGTGCCGGGCCTGCTGCATACCGATGTTGAGTCGCTGGATTTTATCCAGACCACTCGCTTCGATACCGCTGCGACTCAGGCCCTGGCACGGCGCCATCAGCTGCACTGGCCGGATATCGGCCAGGCGTTGCAGGCGACGGCGCGTTACCTGGTACGCACGCCTTCAGTAGCCTGACGGCATGCACTGCTATTAGGCGGCCTGTTCGGCGGCTTGGCCGATCGCCCGGTTCAGCGCGCTGAACAGCGCGCGGAAGCTCGCGGTGGTGAGGTTTTCATCGATGCCCACGCCATGCAGCGCGCGGCCGCCGTTGACGCGCAGTTCGATATAGGCCGCCGCTTTGGCATTGGTGCCGGCACCGATGGCGTGCTCGCTGTAGTCCATGATTTCCACGTCCACCGGCAGGCCGGCGACCAAGGCTTCCAGCGGGCCCTTGCCGATTCCGCGCCAGTGCTGGGTTTCCCCAGCATTGACGACTTCGACATCAACCGCGCTGGTGCCGTTTTCTTCTTGCAGGCGATGGCCTTTCAGCGCATACGGCGCTGTGGCCTGTAGGTACTCGGTTTCCAGCAGTTGGTAGATCTGTGCGGCAGTCATTTCCAGGCCGAGGCGGTCGGTTTCCTTCTGCACCACCTGACTGAACTCGATCTGCATGCGGCGCGGCAGGTTGATGCCGTATTCCTGTTCGAGCAGGAAGGTGATACCGCCCTTGCCGGACTGGCTGTTGACGCGGATCACCGCCTCGTAATCGCGGCCGATATCGGCCGGGTCGATCGGCAGGTACGGCACTTCCCATACCGCGTCGGCCTGCTGCTGAGCGAAGCCTTTGCGGATCGCATCCTGGTGCGAGCCGGAAAAGGCGGTGTGCACCAGGTCGCCGACATACGGATGGCGTGGATGCACCGGGATTTGGTTGCAGTCCTCGACCACCTTGCGCACCGCGTCGATGTCGGAGAAGTCCAGTTCAGGGTCAACGCCCTGGGTGTAGAGGTTCAGCGCCAGGGTCACCAGGCAAACGTTGCCGGTACGCTCGCCGTTGCCGAACAGGCAGCCTTCCACGCGGTCAGCCCCGGCCATGACGGCCAGCTCAGAGGCGGCGACGCCGGTGCCACGGTCATTGTGGGTGTGCACGCTGATCAGCACGCTGTCACGGCGCTCGACATGACGACCGAACCACTCGATCTGGTCGGCGTAGTTGTTCGGTGTGGCGCACTCGATGGTCGCTGGCAGGTTGAGGATCAGCTTGTTTGCCGGGGTCGGCTGGAACACGCCAATCACCGCGTTGCACACCTCGACGGCGAAGTCGATTTCAGTGCTGCTGAACACTTCCGGCGAGTACTCGAAGCCCCACTGGGTTTCCGGTGCTGAGTCGGCCAAGCGCTTGATGGTTTTGCCGGCCGCTATGGCGATGGCTTTGACGCCGGCCTTGTCCTGGTTGAAGACGATCTTGCGGAAGCTCGGCGCGCAGGCGTTGTAGTAGTGAACGATGGCCTTCTTTGCGCCTTTCAGCGACTCGAAGGTGCGCTCGATAAGGTCGTCACGGGCCTGGGTCAGCACCTGAATGGTCACGTCATCAGGGATATGCCCGCCTTCGATCAGCTCGCGCACAAAGTCAAAGTCCGTCTGCGAGGCGGACGGGAAACCCACCTCGATTTCCTTCAGACCCACCGCCAGCAGGCACTTGAAGAAGCGCATCTTCTTTTCAGCGTCCATGGGCTCGATCAGCGACTGGTTACCGTCGCGCAGGTCGGTCGACAGCCAGATCGGCGCCTTGTCGATGATCTGGTCCGGCCAGGTGCGGTCCGGGATGCGGATTGGGGTGAACGGCCGGTATTTGCTGGACGGGTCTTTGAGCATGCTCATGGTGTTGATCCTTGTGCGCGGCTGCAAGCGGCGAGCCGGGCTAAAACTGAGAAAATAGGGCTGGGCGTATGCTTGAACATTCAGCCACGCAGTCGCTGGCTCACCAGGCAGAGGTTGGCATGTTGGCGCAGCAAGATAAGGGTGTGATGGGGACTCATAGCGCCAACCCTAAACTTTGAGGTGAAAGCTGGCAAGCAATAGCTAGAAAACGCTATTTTGGTGCGCGCATGCAAGGATTTATGATTTTTTTTGCGGTTTTTTACGTTGCAGCGGTGTTTTATTGCGGGGCTATCCCAGTAGGCTGAGAACGGCCTGGGGGCGCTGGTTGGCTTGGGCCAGCACACTCTGGGCTGCCTGTTGAATGATCTGGCGGGAAACCAGATTGGAGGTTTCTACAGCAAAATCGGTATCGAGAATGCGCGAACGGCTAGCTGCCGAGTTTTCAGAGATACTTTGCAGGTTGCTGATGGTGCTCTCCAGGCGATTTTGCAGGGCACCCATATAGCCGCGCTGGCGGTCGATATAGGCCAGTGCATCATCGATGTCCATGACCGCCAGCCCAGGGGTCTTGTTCAGGTCTACGCGGCTGAGGGCCAGTGCGTCGGCGCTGAAGGAGCTGAAGCCGAATTGGATCGTTTCGTAAGCCTGGGCGCCAATCTGGAGCTGGGTCAGGGCGTTACCCCCTACACCGTTGGCGTTGAACAGGGTGGGTTCCACCAGGCTGAACCCGAGTGAGCCGGGCCGTCCGGCGCCCTGGTTGGGCAGCACGTTTTCAGCAGTCAGTTCTTTGCCACCGTCGGCATCAAGGCCACCAATTGCACCGGTATCGGCATTGGTCAGATTAAGTCCAGCCACATAGGCGGCTGCATCCGCATTGAACTGCGTGCTGAAGTCCGCCAGGCTGGCGAATGCGCCCTTGCTGGCATTGGTCAGGGCTTGGTCCAGCGTGGAGCCGCTGTTCTTTTGCAGGTAGCCCATGATGTCTTTGATGCCTTTGCCGCCAGCGGCCTTGATCTCGTCATGCATGTAGCGTACGGCGGCATAACCGCCGGAGTAGCCGGCTGAGCCGCTGACATCATCGGCGTTGAAGGCGGTCAGTATCGCTGCTGTATTGGTGCCGCCGGTGGTATCAGCTGACAAGCGCTCATCGGCACCTTGTACCGCTTCGGCGGTGCCCTCGATGAACCAGCTGGGCAATCCGGCAAAGTTCATTGTGCGACCCATGACGGCGTGGGCCATTTCGTGGGCAATCACCCGGTCGGTGTACTGCGGTGTGCTGCCACCGTTGGGCAAGGTGGCGGCATCAAAATAGGCCAGGTTGACATTGAGCACCTGGTTAAAGATTTTCCCGCCCGCGCCAGAGGTGCCCGACACTGAGGCCAGGGCTTGGCTGGACGGATCATCAGTGAACGTGATCTCCAATTCGGCGCCATCGGCAGTCAGGCCAAATGCATCAAGTACGCGCTGTTCACCTTCACCGATCCAGAAGCCCCTCAGAGAGTTGAGTACGGCGCGTTGATCGAGGTCGCCGAGTACCGAAAACGTCCCCTGGTCAAAGATTTTCCGACCGGCAAAGGTGGTGGTTTCGTTGACGCGGCTGATTTCCTGCAGCAGTTGCTGGGCTTCCTGGTCGAGTGCGGTGCGGTCGCTGGCGCCATTGGAGCCATTCATGGCTTGCAAGCCAAGCGAGCGAATACGCTGCAGGGCGTCGGTGACGCTTTGCAAAGCGCCTTCCGCTACCTGCAGCAGCGATATGCCGTCGTTGGCGTTGCGCGTGGCCACGTTCAGCCCCCGCACTTGCGAGGTCAGACGGTTGGAGATTTGCAGCCCGGCGGCATCATCCTTGGCGCTGTTAATGCGCTGTCCGGTGGACAGGCGCTGCAGCGAAGTACCGAGGGCCGTGCTGTTGCTCTCCAGTTGGCGACGCGTGAACGACGACGAGATGTTGGTATTGACCGTCAGCATCGGCGTGCGTATCCACTCGGCCGAGCGGAAGGCCCGGCGTCACATAGCGAATCGGCACTCTGTGTATTTACTTGAAATGTTTTTCAGGGGTTAGCCGACCAGTGGTCATGGCTTGAAGGCGCCGATAAAGATCGCTGGATCGACGCGTGCATCATTGAGGCTGACATTCCAGTGCAAATGCGGTCCGGTGGCGCGGCCGGTGGCGCCGACTTTGCCGAGCACGCCGCCGCGTGGCAGCTCATCGCCGACCTTCACGCCGATGGTCGAGAGGTGGCAGAACATGCTGATCAGGCCCTGGCCGTGGTCGACAAACACCGTCTTGCCATTAAAGAAATAGTCACCAGTCAGGATCACCGTGCCAGCGGCCGGAGCCTTGATCGGTGTGCCGCTATTGGCGGCGAAGTCCAGCCCGGAGTGAGGATTACGCTCCTCGCCGTTGAAAAAACGGCGCAGGCCGAAGGGGCTCGACAGCGGCCCGTTGACCGGTCTGTCGAACAGCAGGTTGCTCGGCTGGCGCGCGCTGAACTGCTGATAGGCGCGGGTCTGCTCGGCCAGTTCGCGCTCGATGCGCGCAAGGTTCTTGGCGTTCGGGTTGACCTGCTGCTGGTTCTTGATAGTGATGCGTTGCTCGACGTAGTGCTTGCTGCCGACCCGGAAGCTCAGCGTCTGGCTGCCGTTGACGCTGATCTGCTGGCTACCCGGTTTGATGCTCAGCGGTATGCCGACGATGGCGATCCAGCGCTGCTGATCCTCATGAATGACCAGCACGGGCTTGTTCTGATAGCGCACGCTGGGGGCGCTGGCTGCTGGCCCTAGATCGACTACTGCCACCCCGCCCGGCACCGGCTTATTCAGCAGCCGGCTGATAAAGCCTTCGGCGTGCAAGGGCAGGGCGAGGCAGAGCAGGGTGATAAGTGTGAACAGGCGCATTGAATATCCGTAGGGTGGGTAACGCGAAGCGTATCCACCTGCAATAAAGGTCAATCGAGCAGCGATAAGGTAACCGGCTGCACATGGTTGTCTTCGACCCGCACATCCAGCTCGCCGTTGCCCAGGCGCGCCTTCAGGCGTTGCCCGGGGCAGGTGTCGGCAGCGTTGCGGATGGCACGGCCGCGCTCATCCAGCAGGATGCTGTAACCGCGGCCGAGGGTGGCCAGTGGGCTGACCGCGTGCAGCGTCTGCACCTGGCTATGCAAATGCAGGCGGCGTGCCTTGAGGCCTTCACGCATGCTGCGTTGCAGACGCTCGGCCAGGGCCTGCAGGCGTTGATCCAGTAGCTTGAGATTGCGCTCCGGGTGCAGGCTGAGCAGGCGGGTTTGCAGGTGATTCAACCGTTCGCGGCGACTGTTGAGTTGTCGTTCGAAGGCGCGGCCGAGGCGCATCTCCAAGTCATCGATACACTGGGCATGCTGGCGCAGGCGCTCGCCGGGATGGCGCAAGCGCCGCTGCAAACCGTCTAGGCGCATGCGTTCGCGCTCCAGCCGATGTTGCATGTGCAGGTTCAGGCGACGTTTGAGATTGTGCAGGCGCTGCACCAGTTCACTGCTGTCGGGGGCCAGCAGTTCAGCGGCAGCCGAAGGCGTGGGGGCGCGCACGTCGGCAACGAAATCGGCGATGGATACGTCGGTCTCATGGCCCACGGCGCTGACGATTGGGGTGTTACAGGCAGCAATCGCGCGGGCCACCGGTTCTTCGTTAAAGCACCAGAGGTCTTCCAGCGAGCCGCCGCCACGGGCCAGGATCAGCGCATCAAAGCCTTTTGCATCGGCGATACCGAGGGCGCGAACAATCTGTGCGGTGGCCTCGCGGCCCTGTACTGCGGTGGGAATCAGAGTCAGTTCGACCAGCGGCGCACGGCGGCGGAATACGCTGATGATGTCGCGGATCACCGCGCCAGTCGGTGAGCTGATGATGCCGATGCGTTTCGGATGAGCCGGTAGGGCGACTTTGCCCTCGGCAGCAAACAATCCTTCGGCGTTGAGTTTTGCCTTCAAGGCCTCGAAGGCAAGGCGCAGCGCGCCATCGCCGGCGGGTTCGACGGCATCGAGAATCAGCTGGTAGTCACCGCGCCCCTCGAATAGTGAAACCTTACCGCGCACCTTGACTGCCAAGCCATCGCGCAGTGCCTGGCGCACCTTGGCCGCATTCTGCCGGAACAGCGCACAGCGCACCTGGGCCTGGCTATCTTTAAGGGTGAAATAAATGTGCCCGGACGCTGGCTTGGCCAGGTTGGAAATTTCCCCCTCGACCCAGATGCCGCCGAAAACATCTTCCAGCAGCAGGCGTGCGCGATTGTTCAGTTGACTGACGCTGAGCACCTCGCGGTCGAGGTTCAGGCGTTGGAACGGGTCTTTAATCATGGGGTGGCATAGTAAAGGCTTTACCCGATCGGCCATAGTGGATTGGCCTTGACCCTTTGCGTGTGGCCATTAAGCTGCGCGCCTTCAACGCAAACCGAGTTTTTATATGAGTGAGCAGCAGGCCATCATCGTGCCGCAGATTTCCAGCTTTCCCGGTCATGAGGCGCGGGCGCGGTTGATTGTGCGCTGGCTGGTCAAGCAGAACATCATCGAGGAGCAACTGAGCACTTGCGGTCGGACCTTCAAGTGCATGGGCTATGGGATTGCCGAAGGCGCGCGGTGGGTGGTCGAGCGGCCCGAGCTGCTGCCGTTTGGGCAGGCGGTGCATGGCCTGGAGATCATCTACAAGCGCTGCATCTATACCCCGACGTTAGGTTTTCTTGAGGAGGCGGGTTGTCCTGAGTGCCGGCGCGAAGTGGGCGAAAGGTTGTTCGACAGCCTGGAAGAGTGGATGCCGGGGTATACCGATAATTTCATCTGCCCGCTGTGTGGCCATGAAGACGACATCAACGGTTTTCTGTTTCTCCAGTCCTGCGGCTTTTCCAACCTGGGTTTTATCTTTAACAACTGGGCGGATGCAGGCTTCAAACAGGGCTTTCTGGACGAGTTTGCGGCGCGCCTGGGGCATCCGATCTCGCTGGTGCGGGTCGATTTGTAGAACAAGGTGGCCGGCTGGCAAAGCGTCCAGCTGACCAGTCGATACTTTGCGTTGAGTGCAGGGGGGCGTCTGAGTATAATGGCGCGCTTCCTATTTTCCCGTCTGGGAGCCCCCGCCATGCTGCGTATCAGTCAAGAAGCTCTTACCTTCGACGACGTTCTACTTATTCCAGGTTATTCCGAAGTTCTGCCGAAGGATGTCAGCCTCAAAACGCGCCTGACCCGCGGCATCGAACTGCATATTCCATTGCTCTCTGCTGCTATGGACACCGTGACTGAAGCCCGTCTGGCGATTGCCATGGCTCAGGAAGGCGGCATCGGCATCATCCACAAGAACATGACACCCGAGCAGCAGGCTGCCGAAGTACGCAAGGTCAAGCGTTACGAGTCTGGTGTGGTGAAAGATCCGATCACCATCGAGGCTGACGCGACTGTGGGCGACCTGTTCGACCTGACTCGTCAAAACAACATCTCCGGTGTGCCGGTGCTGCACCACGGTGATCTGGTCGGTATCGTCACCAGCCGTGACGTGCGTTTCGAAACCAACATGGGTGCCAAGGTGCGCGATGTGATGACGCCGAAAGAGCGTCTGGTCACGGTCAAAGAAGGCGAAGACACCCAGGTGGTGCGCAAACTGCTGCACAAACACCGTATTGAACGTGTGCTGATCGTCGACGATCAATTCCGTCTCAAGGGCATGATGACCGTCAATGACATCGAGAAGGCCAAGGCCTACCCGCTGGCGAGCAAGGACGACCAGGGTCGTTTGCGCGTCGGCGCGGCGGTCGGTACCGGTGCCGATACCGAAGATCGCGTGGCTGCGCTGGTGCATGCCGGCGTTGACGTGATCATCGTCGACACCGCGCACGGCCACTCCAAAGGCGTGATCGACCGCGTGCGTTGGGTCAAGCAGAACTTCCCGGACGTGCAGGTGATCGGTGGCAACATCGCCACCGGCGAAGCCGCCAAGGCTCTGGCTGAAGCCGGTGCTGATGCGGTCAAG harbors:
- a CDS encoding MerR family DNA-binding protein — translated: MRIGELEKRSGASRHTLRYYESLGLISALRRDNNYREYSLQTLHDLGFIQQAQSMGFSLGEIGDILRARREQQLDCAQGAALVSRKLAEVEQKIADLQQLGAFLRSEQLRLEASAAEQKPTAAG
- a CDS encoding SDR family oxidoreductase translates to MNQSCFVTGGSGFIGQHLLALLTHRGHPVSVLMRRPHSLPALREQIEQLGGRGDLLTAVAGDLGLPGLGLDAAAREQVRQAAVVFHLGVQFAWGLSLAQARQVNVEGAIQVAELAAQQGSRLLMVGGFMLANHAHLQRIGVDLQHPERTNWDRLYRRSGAYEGSKLEAHFRVRARMAELQVPLTLVHPATVCGHSRSGHILPAQPLAGLIDNLAAGRLGAIPGSAAHWLPLVSVDFLAELLVAAAFDEQQIGQEILALDAATPNLQGMLQQLAHALSVRAPSRHLPIPLLRGVLKLPGVPGLLHTDVESLDFIQTTRFDTAATQALARRHQLHWPDIGQALQATARYLVRTPSVA
- the leuA gene encoding 2-isopropylmalate synthase, producing MSMLKDPSSKYRPFTPIRIPDRTWPDQIIDKAPIWLSTDLRDGNQSLIEPMDAEKKMRFFKCLLAVGLKEIEVGFPSASQTDFDFVRELIEGGHIPDDVTIQVLTQARDDLIERTFESLKGAKKAIVHYYNACAPSFRKIVFNQDKAGVKAIAIAAGKTIKRLADSAPETQWGFEYSPEVFSSTEIDFAVEVCNAVIGVFQPTPANKLILNLPATIECATPNNYADQIEWFGRHVERRDSVLISVHTHNDRGTGVAASELAVMAGADRVEGCLFGNGERTGNVCLVTLALNLYTQGVDPELDFSDIDAVRKVVEDCNQIPVHPRHPYVGDLVHTAFSGSHQDAIRKGFAQQQADAVWEVPYLPIDPADIGRDYEAVIRVNSQSGKGGITFLLEQEYGINLPRRMQIEFSQVVQKETDRLGLEMTAAQIYQLLETEYLQATAPYALKGHRLQEENGTSAVDVEVVNAGETQHWRGIGKGPLEALVAGLPVDVEIMDYSEHAIGAGTNAKAAAYIELRVNGGRALHGVGIDENLTTASFRALFSALNRAIGQAAEQAA
- a CDS encoding flagellinolysin, which encodes MLTVNTNISSSFTRRQLESNSTALGTSLQRLSTGQRINSAKDDAAGLQISNRLTSQVRGLNVATRNANDGISLLQVAEGALQSVTDALQRIRSLGLQAMNGSNGASDRTALDQEAQQLLQEISRVNETTTFAGRKIFDQGTFSVLGDLDQRAVLNSLRGFWIGEGEQRVLDAFGLTADGAELEITFTDDPSSQALASVSGTSGAGGKIFNQVLNVNLAYFDAATLPNGGSTPQYTDRVIAHEMAHAVMGRTMNFAGLPSWFIEGTAEAVQGADERLSADTTGGTNTAAILTAFNADDVSGSAGYSGGYAAVRYMHDEIKAAGGKGIKDIMGYLQKNSGSTLDQALTNASKGAFASLADFSTQFNADAAAYVAGLNLTNADTGAIGGLDADGGKELTAENVLPNQGAGRPGSLGFSLVEPTLFNANGVGGNALTQLQIGAQAYETIQFGFSSFSADALALSRVDLNKTPGLAVMDIDDALAYIDRQRGYMGALQNRLESTISNLQSISENSAASRSRILDTDFAVETSNLVSRQIIQQAAQSVLAQANQRPQAVLSLLG
- a CDS encoding peptidoglycan DD-metalloendopeptidase family protein, which gives rise to MRLFTLITLLCLALPLHAEGFISRLLNKPVPGGVAVVDLGPAASAPSVRYQNKPVLVIHEDQQRWIAIVGIPLSIKPGSQQISVNGSQTLSFRVGSKHYVEQRITIKNQQQVNPNAKNLARIERELAEQTRAYQQFSARQPSNLLFDRPVNGPLSSPFGLRRFFNGEERNPHSGLDFAANSGTPIKAPAAGTVILTGDYFFNGKTVFVDHGQGLISMFCHLSTIGVKVGDELPRGGVLGKVGATGRATGPHLHWNVSLNDARVDPAIFIGAFKP
- the xseA gene encoding exodeoxyribonuclease VII large subunit; the encoded protein is MIKDPFQRLNLDREVLSVSQLNNRARLLLEDVFGGIWVEGEISNLAKPASGHIYFTLKDSQAQVRCALFRQNAAKVRQALRDGLAVKVRGKVSLFEGRGDYQLILDAVEPAGDGALRLAFEALKAKLNAEGLFAAEGKVALPAHPKRIGIISSPTGAVIRDIISVFRRRAPLVELTLIPTAVQGREATAQIVRALGIADAKGFDALILARGGGSLEDLWCFNEEPVARAIAACNTPIVSAVGHETDVSIADFVADVRAPTPSAAAELLAPDSSELVQRLHNLKRRLNLHMQHRLERERMRLDGLQRRLRHPGERLRQHAQCIDDLEMRLGRAFERQLNSRRERLNHLQTRLLSLHPERNLKLLDQRLQALAERLQRSMREGLKARRLHLHSQVQTLHAVSPLATLGRGYSILLDERGRAIRNAADTCPGQRLKARLGNGELDVRVEDNHVQPVTLSLLD
- a CDS encoding sugar ABC transporter ATPase; the encoded protein is MSEQQAIIVPQISSFPGHEARARLIVRWLVKQNIIEEQLSTCGRTFKCMGYGIAEGARWVVERPELLPFGQAVHGLEIIYKRCIYTPTLGFLEEAGCPECRREVGERLFDSLEEWMPGYTDNFICPLCGHEDDINGFLFLQSCGFSNLGFIFNNWADAGFKQGFLDEFAARLGHPISLVRVDL
- the guaB gene encoding IMP dehydrogenase, with the translated sequence MLRISQEALTFDDVLLIPGYSEVLPKDVSLKTRLTRGIELHIPLLSAAMDTVTEARLAIAMAQEGGIGIIHKNMTPEQQAAEVRKVKRYESGVVKDPITIEADATVGDLFDLTRQNNISGVPVLHHGDLVGIVTSRDVRFETNMGAKVRDVMTPKERLVTVKEGEDTQVVRKLLHKHRIERVLIVDDQFRLKGMMTVNDIEKAKAYPLASKDDQGRLRVGAAVGTGADTEDRVAALVHAGVDVIIVDTAHGHSKGVIDRVRWVKQNFPDVQVIGGNIATGEAAKALAEAGADAVKVGIGPGSICTTRIVAGVGVPQISAVANVAAALAGTGVPLIADGGIRFSGDLSKAIVAGASAVMIGSMLAGTEEAPGEVELFQGRSYKAYRGMGSLGAMAQAQGSSDRYFQDSSAGAEKLVPEGIEGRVPYKGAMGAIVHQLMGGLRASMGYTGCATIEEMRSKPEFVRITGAGMAESHVHDVQITKEAPNYRVG